aattttagaaaaatatcaaTAGGATTCTAGGAATAGACAAAATGATACTAAGATCCCTCTGGAAATATAAACATACATGAACAACTAGAAAAAGtcctgaaaataataataatgcagtATGGACTAGCAATGTAAAATATGAATGTGTACAacaacttaaaataattaaaagactGGTAATTTACATAACAGAGtgcagagctcagaaatagatcTAAATATACACAGAAATTCAATGTATGGATGAAGATGGCTTTTCAAATCAGTGTGGGGAGAAAAGTAAGAAAGTGGGGTTGGGATAACCAGATAGCCATTTGGGGAGAAAAATACTGAATCCTTAGCTCACTCCTTCTACCTAAATAAAGTCCAAACGAAGCAAagatttaaaggttaaaaaaaaaaactttaaagtactggaaaaatacattaaatttattcttaaatgtaAAGAAGGCCTTTTTAAGCAAGGCATCAATCCCCAAAGCCATAAAGACTGATACGTTTAACtacataaataagtgaataagtcTCAGGAAAATACTCTTTTAGACATATGACAATGGACCAATTTTCTTAGCTTACAAAGCGCtcatacaaatcaataaaaaaacaaatcttctAATAGAAAACAGAACATGACCACGCAGTgcacagaaaatgaaatgtaagtaATCAATAAGCATGACGCAAGATATTGTTTGTTCCGTTTCAGATGATCAAATGTTTAAAAGTTTAGAGCCCAGTATCAGCGTGGGCCTTGGAAATAATTGTTCTTACAAATTACATGTGGGAGAATAACTGGGCAAAGATTCCTGGAGAACAATTTGGCAATAACTacttaattgaaaatgaaaaataccctttgatccagcaattctattgCTAAGAATTAACTCCATGGGTATAATCTCATTATCTGTGTAAGTATGTTCACTGCAATATGGTTTAGCAGTAGTAAAATATTGAAAACCTGAGATCCCATCAGTGTTTGAACATTTGTAACACATTCCTACATTGGAAtaactcattaaaaataatgaggtaTTTCTGTATATTCTGATACAGAAAGATCTTATAAGACACAGGTAGCAAAAACAGCAAGGTACAGAAGAGTGTATACAGTGTGATTCCATtaacaaaaagtttttaaaacatgtatttgctgggaaataatttttcccccaaatgaatATACAGGACACACTAAGCTGGTTAACTTTGGAGAGAAGCATTAGGCACGAGAGAGAAGGGGGCAAGTTTTAATGGCATGTCTTTCTGTAccatctgatttttaaatttttgccacATACatatattgtctttgtttttcctttttaaaataatatttgatttgTAGGTTCTTTTGAGATATTTCTAAGTAGATTTGAATCTTGCTAGTGCTATTTTTCAAAATACTCCAAATAAGTGCCAAGTTTTACAAACCAGAACTTCCCCTTGGGTTTTCATCAGACTCTGGATTTGTCCGCTGATGCTTTTAATCGTAATGATTTCCCGTTAAGTGTAAAGTTATAACAAATTTGTGATGGAATGATTGGACACTGCTACTCAAGGACTGAAATTCTTATACCCCAAAGGTCCTttgataatttataaatataaatgagattACACATTCTATTTCAACTCTAAAAAAACCCCCATAAAATTGTAATTCAACTTTACATGTACAATAAAAAGTAAAGTATCCATTGAATTTAGTAGAACAGCATCACACCggaaaaaaaatacagccatAAAATTACCTCTTACATTTTTCTGGGGACAGAGAAGCGAAGagaatgagatttaaaaaacaaaaacaaaaacaaaaaccactaccAAAAACAGGGTGAGACAATCATTTGTTTATTGGACAGGGCAAGGCTATTTAAAGAGAGGAAACATATTCAAAAGAAGGTGTTTAGCTTGGTGTTACAGGCATCGATGTTCACAACAAACAACACTACTCAATACATCATGGAAACAGGCCACATACAACCAGGAAGATGCCGTCATGCCACTCAAAAATAAGCCACAGTGCTTAGGAAACAATCATTAGGGAGTTACAGAGCATCGTGGTCTCCAATCCGCAGATCTGCATTTTCTGTGGCTGGGCCATTAGCCCATAGCATTTGGCTGGTTCCCTAGTTATTAAGAAGTCTCTTCCTATATTTTAGAGAGCCTTTCAAGAGTGCACACTTCTGAATGTCACTAAAATTGCAGTCAACTGCAGGCATAACTAGTTTACATCACTAcatttggggggggcggggggggactaCCCTAGGTAGTCATGGACTGTCTCAAAGCActataaataaaattctgaatttaatCCATTTAGCACTGTTATGATGCACCCAAATCACCTTTAGTCCTGTGGTacaaattggaaaaagaaaagagaaattcactggaggaaactgaagaagaaattTGGGAAGCTCATCTGGCCCGAGGTATACAAGCTGCTAGCAAAGTTAGACACACCCGAAAACTATGTCAATTATCTGCCAAATCCTCAGGCATCATTTTTACTGGGACTTTCCTGACTGGGCAGGCATTTTCCTATCTATTCTAGAgactaaacaaaatattataaatagtaGTATATCATGAGTGCTTGGTTACAAGGGAAAACCATTCAGCCTAAGATTGATGAAGAAacgtggttaagtgtctggcccTCCCCATTTACTGATTTGACAAACCACTTCCTTCCACAGCGATCACAGTTCTCAAGGGGAGAAGTTCTCACTCCACGCAGAACACAAAACTATACTTGGGAAGCCAGTCACTAAAGACCAGACATTGTACAAATCCATTCATAATAAATGACCAGAATAGGTGAATCTATACAGGCAAAAAGTAGTTTAGTAGTTGCCCAGGGCTGGGAGGCACtaggcagggggataggagaggcGCCCACTAAAGGGTACGGGGTTTCTTTTAGGGGTGATAGAAATGTCCTGAAATGCACTGTGGCAGTGGTTGCATAATTTCACAAATATATGacaaaaccactgaactgtaccctTTAAATGGCTGCACTGAAGGTATGTggataataaaaaaaggaaggcagCCCCCACAGAGAAGAGGCTCTTTCAAATCAAGTCATACCTGAGGAAATGGCAGGCAAGCCTGATGGGAGGAGCTTGTTTCTCatacaatattttaatttaattatcatCACATTAACCCCTGAATTCCATTTTTAACTCATTTCTCAATTATCTTAGGCTAATCAGCAGATTTCTAACTTTGTTCTCCTTAGAGAGCAGAGTCAGTGTTCCACAGATGGGGCTGGCGAAACAAAACTAATCAACAGTAAAAGCTCAATGACAAAAGAGTCTCCTGCTTTGAGGCTATGTGTGACCCGGCAGAATAGAAGAGCTGAGGTCCATTTCTAATGGGAAAAATGCCGTCAAGCAGAAGGGCATCTTACGACTCTTGCCAAAAGCGTATTGCTTTTCAAGTCTGCATAGTTATTCCCTTTGCACCTATACAATTCAAAGAAAGCAATGTTTTCATACCTGGACAGATCAACAAAAGCAGCCTTCTCTACAAAGAAGCGTTCAGCTCCCTGCAGATCGAAGGGCTAGCCAAATTTCCAAACCCAAAAttactgtttcttaaaaaaaaaaaaaaaacaacaaaaaaagtctaCTCTGTCCCCTCATCCTCATCTTCGGCAGCATCCAACAAAAATGGAGAAACTCTAAGCCTGCTAATGAATCTGAAGCTATAGGACAGTTTCTTAAATGACATTAATGGTTTTTCATTGAGGATACTAGTTCCAAATAAACATATTTGTCCCAATGCCTTTGAAGCCTACCTTTGATGAGAAGTTTCCTTTAGTTTTACTAATTTGCGAGTTTAGTATGCAATAAAATAACAGAGACTTTGAATAAGTTAAACTGGCTGATGACAAGTAATCAGTTTTCTTCAGTGATTACTATTCTACACAGGCAAGATAATTCATGTAATCATGAAGGGTCTTGTGGTCTATCTTCAACTAGTCTTTAACTACTTAATCAATTGGGGAAATTTCTgacagagaaatgaagagaacacAAGTAGCTTTATAGCAAGTtgaatttgttaaatatatttatgacaAAGAATTTCTGACACAAGAATTGCTCACTGCACACAGAACCCCAGAGAAGTGATGAAACAAGACAGTCGATGTTAGAAGGTatatgggagtgggggtggggcgagaAGTCATGAGAAATTGAAAACCAGCGAGCAGCTGCTGAAGCAGAGCCATTTTTTAGGGTCATAAGAAAAACTGATAAGCCACCATTTTGGTCTCTTTAGAGAAGTCCATTTGTTGTTAAAAACCAAAGACTTTTTAACTTTCATTCATGCTGCAAAATGCAGTAGTCACATTATTTCCAAAAGGATCCTAAAAACTCAAGTGCAaaagaaatctaagaaaataaataattacaaaatcatcaacatttttcaaagaaatgtgctCAAAACAGTGACTTTTACAAAAGATATGGGtttgttttaaatggaaaaaagaattctATGAAAGATCAGACTCATTTCACAGATAACTTATACTCCATTAACAATTTGATTGACAGTGTACAAATAAGGGCCATAGACTTTTTTTAATTAGGTCTGAAAGatcaatataatataaatactgATGATGGGGGGAGTGTTTTATACCCCAAACTCCAATATTCCAGCTCTGTGTCCTGTCCTGTTATGATAATTTGTAAAAATCTTAACGACGCAGTGATTCAAGTTTTCGTAACTTCAATGATGTGTTCGAGGACAATGCATCTTGATTTGAAGTGTTTGCTGTATCCGAAGGCCGGAACAGTACTCGACCACGatgattaaatacataaaatgatggGTGATTCCTTAATGTGTCAAAcgtccttaaaagaaaaaaaaaagcatccactTTAGATACACCTGTACAAAAGCCTATTTGAAAACAAGCAGGCTTCTGACGAATTATGAATTTGCTATGGGTTATAGTCTTAACTAAGTTTAAATCCATGAGATCAGGCGATACATAGCGATCATACTGTGtctcatgtttgtttgtttgtttgtttccgtataaggaaaataagaaaccTGGAAAAGCAACATAAAGCTCTCAAATCTTTCTTTCAGCCACTCCTTCCAAGGTGCCTATGAGTATAACACAAATAATTGCTCAGCTTTAATCACTTCTGTAAATCTTAACACTAGCTAGCCCATGccaaacagtctttaaaaaaaaaaaaaccagtacatAGATTGTACCTTTGATTATTCTCATTTGGCCCTCACTATTCAAGCAATATGATCATTTCACAGATCTGTTTCCAAGAATCTTTCaagtacaacaacaaaaaaaaaaactcgttTTGGCCCTTCTGTACCTACTGTTGTCCAAACTCATATATTTTGCTACCAcctactaaattatatattttgctACCACCTACTTAATGTCAttctgttttacttctttctttcctggcccTTTGCCTATGATTCTTGGTAGACTCTTTGTAAGAACTACAGTGGGTGGTGATAGTAGAgtatcctttcttctttcccagtgAAATATGTGTAGTCAGAAAAAGTTACAAACACCTAAGTGTATGGCTTTTAGTATTGGTTTGTTTAAACATTATTTTCCTGGAAAAAAGAGAACTCTGCCTTGATAAAAACTCAAATCTCAAAGCCAGGCCACCTAAATTCCAAGCATACTCCCACATAtaacaggaagcctgacatgTAACTATCTAAAATGTAAACTGAAAAGTAAAAGTAACAAGGGGGTGAGTTTCCTCtaacaaataaatgtttattgtgaaCCCTTCTGAGGACACATTGCAAAGGGTTCAAACTGCCAGGCTCAAGAAGGTAGGTAAAGTCCAGGGATGGAATTGAACAAAACTAAAGAATAACTTTATGAAAGTAGGAAATACGGAAACGAAAAGCAAGCCAGGTTCAAGAAAATAGCTTAGAAGAAGCACAAGGGAAAACAGAATAACAAATATATTGTAACCCAAGAATAGAAAGGGCCAGAGAGCAGTTTAGGTCACAGTCTAGGCTCAAGTGATAGAGGAAACGGACCAAAAACCCCTATTCTTCCAAAGACTAAGCTGGGACACGcagataaaaagaggaaaaaatggaagggtgtaggaggggagggaaggaaaaaagaatggcTGACAGGAAAACATTTCTGAGGGAATATCTTCCTATTTACCTATTCCCTTCCACCCATCTCaccaataaataattttaagcaaaaataacATGACCTCTGAGTCTAATGTCAATCATCTGTCATTCAACTTCCATTTTTCTATCGTGTCAAACACTGCCTCAATATTTTGACCTCATTATTCACACAAACTGCACCATcaaaatgtaaaagcaaaatCAACTTTTATGTACCAGAAAACATACATTTGAaattacataaatgaaataaaaccctTGCGAATCGAAATGCCTATGAAAAGGgaaagacttacttattttttagttCTGAAGTGGCATCCATGTCTTTAAATTCTCCTGCAATATGAACTATACCATAACAGGTAACTGCAAAGGCCAGAAGCGTCTGAAGAACTATCTGTGAGTATAAAGATTGAGATTATCAAATAACATACAAATATTATCATAAAAATTTACaattttccctctgtctctttttagCCTCTGACAGGTATTTCTCCCAGATCCTATCAAGGAGTTAGTTCTCCCTTTAAATAATTTGAACTCAGACACAATAAAATCTTCCATAAATTCTGTGTATCAGTGGAAAAATACTTCTAGGTTTTGCTCCAATAGCAAACAGGTACTAAGCTATTCAGAACTCAGTTACCAACTATTAGCTGCTTCCAAGAGCAACTAAGAATTTGCTAATGTATTATTGTTAAATATCACTGAGTATGAAAAAGAACACCCCTGGACCCACCACccagcttaagaaataaaactaccaGTACCTTTCAAGTCCCACGTGTCCCTCTCCAATTATATCCTTCACCAACCCCCTCAAAGTTAACTATTCTACTGAACTGCATATTAATCAATTCTTTAAggcttttctttataattttaccaGCTATGTATGTACCTCTAAAATGTATATTGCTTACTTTTCCCCATTTTTGAATATTTTGGGAGATTCATCCCTGTTGTAGTATATCCTTGCAGTCATTCACTTTCACCGCATTTTACATTTCATTATATGAAAATGCCACAATGTATTCATTCCGCTGCCAATGGCTGTGTGGGctgttttctgtgtgttactTTTACAATGCCAATGTAGATATCCTGCAGTAGGTCTCCTGGCACATGGGAGTAGAATCACTGGGGGAGGGTATACCCATGTTCAACTTCATTAGGTAATACCAAAATGTCTTCCGAAGAGGTTGTGCAAGCAAAAACTTGCAATGTTTGATATTAACCAACCTGGGATTACAGACAGGCACATTTGATTTTGATTGtgattttcctgtatttttcaaatttcccaaTTTGCAAACAGAAGCAAGCTATATTAAATAGCTAtaaatgagggacacctgggtggctcagccggttaagcatctgcctttggctcaggtcatgatcccagggtcctgggatcgagtcccacatcaggctccctgctcagcggggagtctgcttctccctctgcctgctctgcctgctgctccccctgcttgtgctctctctgacaaataaataaaatctttataaaaaattgatataaatgaatatgtgtgtggtggtgggggggtaaCCTACCACATAGCAAAGGTGATAGGAGAGTGGCTTAATAGTCCCGTCCACCATTAACTTTTATTACAGACAACTATAGTCGAAATTAGCCACAAGCTATTACTCTAACTTTCTAAATTAAAACTGACGTCACATGTCATACCAGCTTACACATTCCCACCACTAGTGTACCAAGACCTATTTCATGTAATGCAATCACAGGCACCGTGAACAAGAATGTGGCAAATCTGTGAGTTATCATGAAGTTACGTCAAGATAAATAATGTTAAGTAATAAAAGGCTAGTTATAaaactatacatatatacatgtagataacttttttaaaagaaaaactgttttga
This region of Meles meles chromosome X, mMelMel3.1 paternal haplotype, whole genome shotgun sequence genomic DNA includes:
- the MMGT1 gene encoding ER membrane protein complex subunit 5 isoform X2, producing the protein MAPSLWKGLVGVGLFALAHAAFSAAQLLQTLLAFAVTCYGIVHIAGEFKDMDATSELKNKTFDTLRNHPSFYVFNHRGRVLFRPSDTANTSNQDALSSNTSLKLRKLESLRR
- the MMGT1 gene encoding ER membrane protein complex subunit 5 isoform X1, whose translation is MAPSLWKGLVGVGLFALAHAAFSAAQHRSYMRLTEKEDESLPIDIVLQTLLAFAVTCYGIVHIAGEFKDMDATSELKNKTFDTLRNHPSFYVFNHRGRVLFRPSDTANTSNQDALSSNTSLKLRKLESLRR